A genomic stretch from Candidatus Rokuibacteriota bacterium includes:
- a CDS encoding gamma-glutamyltransferase family protein encodes MSLDSASSQKDVGTAPAAGPMHQVMGRRWMVAAGHPLAAQAAARILEAGGNAIDAGVAAGFMLGVVHPDMVSFAGVAPILVHLGRTGETFEVSGVGPYPKRATAEFFRERCGGQIPTGLLRTVVPASPDAWCAALERWGTKSFADVAAPAMECAEHGFPLSVFSAYQFGRAADKIRKFPTSAALYLKDGQGPPPGHLLVEAELAQTIKTMAAAELNARAQGRAGAIRAARDAFYKGDIAKRIAEYHAREGGLLTAEDLADFSVEIAPALKTSFGDYEIAACGFWCQGPVLLQMLNLIEGYDWRALGHNTPRALHILTEAMKLAFADREAYYGDPLHVKVPADGLLSKEYAKARRALIREDRAWPDLPPAGDPYSLRAVANGGHGVSGPVTMRPGGSLDTSYVSVVDAEGNAFSATPSDPGVDSPVIPGVGCVVSPRGSQGWLAPGHPSVVAPGKRPRLTPAPSMVLRDGRAFMPFGTPGGDVQQQAMLQVFLNITAHGMAPQQAVEAPRVATRSFPDSFWPHAHAPGLLEAEKRVSSETRAALAGLGHRMADWPEWDWRAGAVCCVVVGPDGILMGGADPRRGAHAIGW; translated from the coding sequence ATGAGCCTCGACTCCGCCTCCTCGCAAAAAGACGTGGGCACAGCGCCGGCAGCGGGCCCGATGCACCAGGTGATGGGCCGTCGCTGGATGGTGGCGGCGGGCCACCCGTTAGCAGCGCAGGCGGCCGCGCGGATCCTCGAGGCCGGCGGCAACGCGATCGACGCCGGAGTCGCCGCGGGGTTCATGCTCGGCGTCGTCCACCCGGACATGGTGAGCTTCGCCGGCGTGGCGCCCATCCTCGTGCATCTCGGGCGCACCGGCGAGACGTTCGAGGTCTCGGGCGTCGGGCCGTATCCGAAGCGGGCGACGGCCGAGTTCTTCCGCGAGCGCTGCGGGGGCCAGATCCCCACCGGCCTGCTGCGCACCGTCGTGCCGGCCTCCCCGGACGCGTGGTGCGCCGCGCTCGAGCGCTGGGGCACCAAGAGCTTCGCCGACGTGGCGGCGCCCGCCATGGAGTGCGCGGAGCACGGGTTCCCGCTGTCCGTCTTCTCCGCGTACCAGTTCGGCCGCGCTGCCGACAAGATCAGGAAATTCCCCACCTCGGCCGCGCTCTACCTGAAGGACGGGCAGGGGCCGCCGCCAGGGCATCTTCTCGTCGAGGCCGAGCTCGCGCAAACCATCAAGACCATGGCCGCGGCGGAACTCAATGCGCGCGCGCAGGGCCGCGCGGGAGCGATCCGCGCCGCCCGGGACGCCTTCTACAAGGGCGACATCGCGAAGCGCATCGCCGAGTACCACGCGCGCGAAGGCGGCCTGCTGACTGCCGAGGATCTCGCCGACTTTTCCGTTGAGATCGCCCCGGCGCTCAAGACCTCGTTCGGCGACTATGAGATCGCGGCGTGCGGCTTCTGGTGCCAGGGGCCCGTGCTGCTGCAGATGCTGAACCTGATCGAGGGCTACGACTGGCGCGCTCTCGGCCACAACACGCCACGCGCCCTGCACATCCTGACCGAGGCGATGAAGCTCGCGTTCGCCGACCGCGAGGCGTATTACGGCGACCCGCTCCACGTGAAAGTGCCCGCCGACGGGCTTTTGTCGAAGGAGTACGCCAAGGCGCGGCGCGCGCTGATCAGGGAGGACCGTGCCTGGCCCGACCTGCCGCCTGCCGGCGATCCGTACTCGCTGCGAGCGGTCGCCAACGGCGGCCACGGCGTCTCCGGTCCTGTCACGATGCGGCCCGGGGGCTCTCTCGACACGTCCTATGTCTCGGTCGTGGACGCGGAGGGCAACGCCTTCTCCGCGACCCCGAGCGACCCGGGCGTGGATTCTCCGGTTATCCCGGGCGTGGGCTGCGTGGTCTCGCCCCGGGGCTCACAGGGATGGCTCGCGCCGGGACATCCGAGCGTGGTCGCCCCCGGCAAGCGGCCGAGGCTCACGCCCGCGCCGTCCATGGTGCTCCGCGACGGCCGCGCATTCATGCCCTTCGGAACCCCCGGAGGCGACGTTCAGCAGCAGGCGATGCTCCAGGTGTTCCTGAACATCACGGCGCACGGCATGGCGCCGCAGCAGGCCGTCGAGGCGCCGCGCGTCGCCACGCGGAGCTTCCCCGATTCCTTCTGGCCTCACGCGCACGCCCCGGGGCTCCTCGAGGCCGAGAAGCGCGTGAGCTCCGAGACGCGCGCCGCGCTGGCCGGCCTCGGACACCGCATGGCCGACTGGCCGGAGTGGGACTGGCGCGCGGGGGCCGTCTGCTGCGTGGTGGTGGGGCCCGACGGCATCCTGATGGGCGGTGCCGACCCGCGCCGCGGAGCCCACGCCATCGGCTGGTAG
- a CDS encoding thioesterase family protein: MSEETAFFILEGERLVPTVLTRGPWSPIHQHGGPPSAVMARAIEQAAGEPDSLHMTRFTIDFVRPVPMEPLTVSVERVRDGRRARGYAAVLSAGGQAVARGTALVVRTEPVTPPPVPVQEPLLPLPDEAAPFQFPFFRDPVGYHTGVETRMARGSFGSGRAAAWMRLRVPLVQGETPSPAQRVLAVADSGSGVGAAFDPARFVPFINADLTVALHRLPDGEWIGLDAVTALEPHGIGLTRTGLYDVRGPIGEGLQGLVIGRPVAR, translated from the coding sequence ATGAGCGAAGAGACCGCCTTCTTCATCCTCGAAGGCGAGCGCCTCGTCCCTACGGTGCTCACCCGGGGGCCGTGGAGCCCTATCCACCAGCATGGCGGGCCGCCCTCGGCCGTCATGGCGCGCGCCATCGAGCAGGCCGCGGGCGAGCCGGATTCGCTCCACATGACCCGCTTCACGATCGACTTCGTCCGGCCCGTGCCGATGGAGCCGCTCACCGTCAGCGTGGAGCGGGTGCGCGACGGCCGCCGCGCGCGCGGCTATGCCGCCGTGCTCTCGGCCGGGGGGCAGGCCGTGGCGCGGGGCACCGCGCTCGTGGTCCGCACCGAGCCGGTGACGCCGCCGCCCGTGCCCGTCCAGGAGCCGCTGCTTCCGCTCCCCGATGAGGCCGCGCCCTTCCAGTTCCCGTTCTTCCGCGATCCGGTCGGCTACCACACCGGCGTGGAAACACGAATGGCGCGCGGCAGCTTCGGCTCGGGGCGGGCGGCGGCGTGGATGCGTCTGCGCGTGCCGCTCGTCCAGGGCGAGACTCCCTCGCCGGCCCAGCGCGTCCTGGCCGTGGCCGATTCGGGCAGCGGCGTCGGCGCGGCCTTCGACCCGGCGCGCTTCGTTCCGTTCATCAACGCCGATCTCACCGTGGCGCTCCACCGCCTCCCGGACGGCGAGTGGATCGGGCTCGACGCCGTGACCGCGCTCGAGCCCCACGGCATCGGGCTCACCCGCACCGGCCTCTACGACGTCCGCGGACCGATCGGAGAGGGGCTGCAGGGCCTCGTCATCGGCCGGCCGGTCGCGCGCTGA
- a CDS encoding PaaI family thioesterase has product MRPEAPGLDRIRTLVTDHSKVAPIARLLGARVLSVESGRVLVEFAVKPEFMHPGKVVQGGIVTAYGDVCTALAAHTLFDHGEFLSTSSITVNFPAPVTEGPVLGEGTVIRRGRSTVFLEAALRSAAGTEYARASSVSAVRRPQK; this is encoded by the coding sequence ATGAGGCCGGAGGCCCCAGGCTTAGATCGCATCCGGACCCTCGTTACCGACCACAGCAAGGTCGCCCCGATCGCCCGCCTCCTGGGCGCGCGGGTGCTGTCAGTCGAGTCCGGGCGGGTGCTCGTCGAGTTCGCGGTCAAGCCGGAGTTCATGCACCCGGGCAAGGTCGTCCAGGGCGGCATCGTCACGGCCTACGGGGACGTCTGCACGGCCCTGGCGGCCCACACCCTCTTCGACCACGGCGAGTTTCTCTCGACTTCGTCCATCACCGTCAACTTCCCAGCGCCCGTGACCGAAGGCCCGGTGCTCGGCGAAGGCACGGTCATCCGCAGGGGACGCTCGACGGTCTTTCTCGAGGCCGCCCTCCGCAGCGCCGCCGGCACCGAGTACGCCCGCGCCAGCTCCGTAAGCGCCGTCCGGCGGCCCCAGAAGTAG
- a CDS encoding DnaJ C-terminal domain-containing protein — MDYRDYYKILGLPKSADDKAIKTAYRRLARKHHPDVAKGRDSAARFQEISEAYEVLGDAEKRKRYDTLGPDWQRYAEAGAGARGPFEGADVHSGRRDEGFSDFFRTIFGDLGGRRAGGFRDVDLGDFGGGFGADKGGDVEAGIEVSLEDAFHGVTRTISLELDEPCPACGGAGHVNRKPCAQCRGGGWSRGRRNLEVKIPAGVAMGSRVRLPGEGSRGGRGGSGDLYLKVTVRPDPRFERKGDDLHSTLAVPAHDAALGAEVSVPTLKGQVSMKIPPETSSGRTFRLPGYGMPHLKGGGAGDQFVQVQLTIPTGLSPRERELYQELKNLRTEGTR, encoded by the coding sequence ATGGACTACAGGGACTATTACAAGATTCTCGGTTTGCCCAAGAGCGCCGACGACAAGGCGATCAAAACCGCCTACCGCCGGCTTGCCCGCAAGCACCATCCGGACGTCGCCAAGGGCAGGGACTCGGCCGCCCGCTTCCAGGAGATCTCGGAAGCATACGAGGTCCTGGGCGACGCCGAAAAGCGGAAGCGCTACGACACGCTCGGCCCCGACTGGCAGCGCTATGCCGAGGCCGGCGCCGGCGCGCGGGGGCCCTTCGAGGGCGCAGACGTCCACTCCGGGCGCCGCGACGAGGGCTTCTCCGACTTCTTCCGGACGATCTTCGGAGATCTGGGCGGTCGTCGTGCGGGCGGCTTCCGCGACGTCGACCTCGGAGATTTCGGCGGGGGTTTCGGCGCCGACAAGGGCGGCGATGTCGAGGCGGGCATCGAGGTCTCGCTCGAGGACGCCTTCCACGGCGTCACCCGGACCATCTCGCTCGAGCTCGACGAGCCCTGTCCCGCCTGCGGCGGAGCGGGGCACGTCAACCGCAAGCCGTGCGCGCAGTGCCGAGGCGGCGGCTGGTCCAGGGGCCGGCGCAACCTCGAGGTCAAGATCCCGGCCGGCGTGGCCATGGGCTCGCGCGTGCGCCTGCCCGGCGAGGGCTCGCGCGGCGGCCGTGGCGGCAGCGGCGACCTGTATCTCAAGGTCACGGTGCGGCCGGACCCGCGCTTCGAGCGCAAGGGCGATGACCTCCACTCGACCCTGGCGGTGCCGGCCCACGACGCGGCGCTCGGCGCCGAAGTCTCGGTGCCCACTCTCAAGGGCCAGGTCTCGATGAAGATCCCGCCCGAGACGTCCAGCGGCCGGACCTTCCGCCTGCCGGGCTACGGCATGCCGCACCTCAAGGGCGGCGGCGCGGGAGACCAGTTCGTGCAGGTGCAGCTGACCATCCCAACGGGTCTCTCCCCGAGGGAGCGCGAGCTCTACCAGGAGCTCAAGAATCTTCGCACGGAGGGGACGCGATGA
- a CDS encoding MFS transporter, with translation MTDARKRLYYGWIVLAAVVFVMLGASGIRAIFGVFIKPIEAEFGWTRQQLSGAAALSLFVLGAVGPTVGWLADVWGPRRVMLLATAVLGVGTVLASFVGHLWQMYVTAGVLMAAGAGGLGIATTSTVAARWFVARRGLILGILGGAMSAGQMLVVPLSMLLISFYGWRASLLWLGVGILVLALPVILAFVRDDPADKGLQPYGAGTASGAAFGAVADTRRVPVSEAMQVPAFWLLASTFFVCGYTSNGLVLTHLVPHAAEHGFSEMHAAQALGLMGAMNIVGTVLSGWICDRFGRKGPLAFYYCVRGLSLIFLLYVWNVPSLHIFAAVFGLNYISTVPPTTTLTANIFGRLSVGTLSGWIFFSHQVGSAIGAWAGGAIFDATGSYSWAFLSAAVLAFIASGLSLLIKEVPISAQPRRRPTPAGAPVAAG, from the coding sequence GTGACCGACGCCCGGAAGCGGCTCTACTACGGCTGGATCGTGCTGGCCGCGGTCGTTTTCGTCATGCTGGGCGCCTCGGGGATCCGTGCCATCTTCGGCGTCTTCATCAAGCCGATCGAGGCGGAGTTTGGCTGGACGCGCCAGCAGCTCTCGGGGGCCGCGGCCTTGTCGCTCTTCGTGCTCGGCGCAGTCGGACCCACGGTGGGCTGGCTCGCCGACGTCTGGGGCCCACGCCGCGTGATGCTCCTCGCCACGGCCGTCCTTGGTGTCGGCACCGTCCTGGCGTCCTTCGTCGGCCACCTCTGGCAGATGTACGTCACCGCCGGGGTCCTGATGGCCGCCGGCGCCGGCGGCCTCGGCATCGCCACCACGTCCACCGTGGCCGCGCGGTGGTTCGTCGCGCGCCGCGGCCTCATCCTGGGCATTCTCGGCGGCGCCATGTCGGCGGGCCAGATGCTCGTCGTCCCGCTTTCGATGCTCCTGATCAGCTTCTACGGCTGGCGGGCCTCGCTCCTCTGGCTGGGCGTGGGCATCCTCGTGCTGGCGCTGCCCGTGATCCTGGCCTTCGTGCGCGACGACCCGGCCGACAAGGGGCTCCAGCCATACGGGGCGGGCACGGCGAGCGGCGCGGCGTTCGGCGCGGTGGCGGACACCCGACGCGTGCCCGTCTCCGAAGCCATGCAGGTGCCGGCGTTCTGGCTCCTTGCCTCCACCTTCTTCGTCTGCGGCTACACGTCGAATGGTCTCGTGCTGACCCACCTCGTGCCGCACGCGGCGGAGCACGGCTTCTCGGAGATGCACGCCGCCCAGGCGCTCGGCCTCATGGGCGCCATGAACATCGTGGGCACGGTGCTCTCCGGCTGGATCTGTGACCGCTTCGGGAGGAAGGGGCCGCTCGCCTTCTACTACTGCGTGCGCGGGTTGTCGCTCATCTTCCTGCTCTACGTCTGGAACGTGCCGTCGCTCCACATCTTCGCGGCGGTCTTCGGGCTCAACTACATCTCGACGGTGCCGCCCACGACGACGCTGACCGCGAACATCTTCGGCCGGCTCTCGGTGGGCACGCTCTCCGGCTGGATCTTCTTCTCGCACCAGGTCGGCTCGGCCATCGGCGCCTGGGCCGGCGGCGCCATCTTCGACGCCACCGGCTCCTACTCCTGGGCCTTCCTGTCGGCGGCGGTGCTCGCTTTCATCGCGTCCGGCCTTTCCCTCCTCATCAAGGAAGTGCCGATCAGCGCCCAGCCCAGACGGCGCCCGACGCCGGCCGGCGCGCCGGTCGCCGCGGGCTAG
- a CDS encoding GAF domain-containing protein has protein sequence MKLSGFVSKAMSLREAAAVIFVLVALLPLLLFVAFLSVSNLISKTEAQFAAFMALIIACLGFVVFRRLVDQIARLAADVTLPIPADRDFPDADEAAVRVPGLGQIAEIGQLAGAFHQMLEDLRTSTQRLEDLVFKLGTLNELVEMSTHIPRIQDLLASVLQSTMRAVHANIGSIMLLDQQRETLRIAASRGLPDEVHEQAEVKLGEGVAGKVAQLGDAVIVDDIEKDARFAKVNDPKYGTGSFICMPVRVGDRVIGVINLAKKEDASTSPPTPRPFSPTDLQFLSALLTYIGYAVDNARLLQEAQQSATRLQNVVDDLRATQAQLVRGETLSAIGKLASGMAHHLNNLFAVILGRLETLQAKVPDPEARRYLEIVQRAAQDGAEVVRRVQRFSRVQPVSRTMPVDLNQLAQEVLDLTRPRWHNEALLRQIHIDTALDLGAIPPVAGELAPLREVLMNLVLNAIDAMPDGGRLGVRTWADGQGVHCEVSDSGAGMSEEVRQRALDPFFTTKGPKSTGLGLSVTYGIIQRHNGKLEIDSTPERGTTVHITLPAAGAAAGAPASSTPAPASPTQLRVLLVDDEPEVRSALADVLSMSGHTAFQAAGGREALAWLEAGQPVDLVLTDLGMPGMTGTDLARAVRARWPHLRVGLMTGWDETEAPVGEASAVVDFVIAKPFKLSALLSAYATGPRAVA, from the coding sequence ATGAAGCTCTCCGGTTTCGTGTCCAAAGCCATGAGCCTCCGCGAGGCGGCAGCGGTCATCTTCGTGCTGGTCGCCCTGCTGCCGCTCCTCCTCTTCGTCGCCTTCCTCTCGGTCTCGAACCTCATCTCCAAGACCGAGGCCCAGTTCGCGGCTTTCATGGCGCTCATCATCGCCTGCCTGGGGTTCGTCGTTTTCCGCCGCTTGGTGGACCAGATCGCCAGGCTGGCGGCCGACGTCACGCTGCCCATCCCCGCGGACCGGGATTTTCCGGACGCCGACGAGGCGGCGGTGCGCGTGCCGGGCCTGGGCCAGATCGCCGAGATCGGCCAGCTGGCGGGCGCCTTCCACCAGATGCTGGAGGACCTCCGGACCTCGACACAGCGGCTCGAGGACCTGGTGTTCAAGCTGGGCACGCTCAACGAGCTGGTCGAGATGTCCACCCACATCCCGAGGATCCAGGATCTCCTGGCCTCCGTCCTGCAGAGCACGATGCGGGCCGTGCACGCCAACATCGGCTCGATCATGCTGCTCGATCAGCAGCGGGAAACGCTGCGCATCGCGGCCTCGCGCGGGCTGCCCGACGAGGTCCACGAACAGGCGGAGGTGAAGCTCGGGGAAGGTGTGGCGGGCAAGGTCGCCCAGCTCGGGGACGCCGTTATCGTGGACGACATCGAGAAGGACGCGCGCTTCGCCAAGGTCAACGACCCCAAGTACGGTACGGGCTCCTTCATCTGCATGCCCGTTCGCGTAGGCGACCGCGTCATCGGCGTGATCAACCTCGCCAAGAAGGAAGACGCGAGCACCTCACCGCCGACGCCGCGGCCGTTCAGCCCGACCGATCTCCAATTCCTGAGCGCGCTCCTGACGTACATCGGCTACGCCGTGGACAACGCGCGCCTGCTCCAGGAGGCGCAGCAGTCGGCGACGCGGCTGCAGAACGTGGTGGACGACCTGCGGGCGACCCAGGCCCAGCTGGTGCGCGGGGAGACGCTCTCCGCCATCGGCAAGCTCGCCTCGGGCATGGCCCACCACTTGAACAACCTCTTCGCGGTCATCCTCGGCCGACTCGAGACCCTGCAGGCCAAGGTGCCCGACCCCGAGGCGCGTCGCTACCTCGAGATCGTCCAGCGGGCCGCGCAGGACGGCGCCGAGGTGGTGCGCCGCGTCCAGCGCTTCAGCCGCGTGCAGCCGGTCTCGCGCACCATGCCGGTGGACCTCAACCAGTTGGCGCAGGAGGTGCTCGACCTGACGCGCCCGCGCTGGCACAACGAAGCGCTGCTGCGCCAGATCCATATCGACACCGCCCTCGACCTGGGCGCGATCCCGCCCGTGGCCGGGGAGCTCGCGCCGCTGCGCGAAGTCCTGATGAACCTCGTGCTCAACGCCATTGACGCCATGCCGGACGGAGGGCGGCTCGGGGTGAGGACATGGGCCGACGGCCAGGGCGTGCACTGCGAGGTGTCGGACTCCGGCGCGGGCATGTCGGAGGAGGTGCGGCAGCGGGCGCTCGACCCCTTCTTCACCACCAAGGGACCCAAGAGCACGGGGCTGGGGCTCTCGGTCACCTACGGGATCATCCAGCGCCACAACGGCAAGCTCGAGATCGACAGCACCCCGGAACGCGGGACCACGGTGCACATCACGCTGCCTGCGGCCGGTGCGGCTGCGGGCGCGCCCGCATCCTCGACGCCGGCGCCGGCGTCACCGACCCAGCTGCGCGTGCTGCTCGTGGACGACGAGCCCGAGGTGCGCTCCGCCCTGGCCGACGTGCTCAGCATGTCGGGCCACACGGCCTTTCAGGCCGCGGGCGGGAGAGAAGCGCTGGCGTGGCTCGAAGCGGGCCAGCCCGTCGACCTCGTGCTCACCGACCTCGGCATGCCCGGGATGACGGGCACCGACCTCGCCCGCGCGGTCAGGGCGCGCTGGCCGCACCTGCGCGTCGGGCTGATGACCGGCTGGGACGAGACCGAAGCGCCGGTCGGCGAGGCCAGCGCGGTCGTGGACTTCGTCATCGCGAAGCCCTTCAAGCTCTCCGCACTGCTCTCCGCCTACGCCACCGGCCCCCGCGCGGTCGCCTGA
- the clpB gene encoding ATP-dependent chaperone ClpB: MKFDKFTVKAQEAVQAAQSLADQGNHQALEPEHLLLALLQQQEGVVGPLLAKLGARPEAIAGEVQAALDKLPTVKGGGRQYASERLEAALTRAWDEAQRLKDEYCSTEHLLIGIAQDKSGAAGRILAKAGVTPEAIYKALVDVRGSQRVTDANPEEKYQALQRYAKDLTELARKGKLDPVIGRDEEIRRVIQVLSRRTKNNPVLIGEPGVGKTAIVEGLAQRIVGGDVPEGLKGKRLLAIDIAAMVAGAKYRGEFEDRLKAVLREITESEGEIICFIDELHTLVGAGAAEGAVDAANMLKPALARGELRCVGATTLDEYRKHIEKDPALERRFQPVMVKEPSVEDTIAILRGLKDKYEVHHKVKIKDSALVAAAVLSHRYIADRFLPDKAIDLIDEASSRLRIEIDSLPAEIDEIERRIMQLGIERVSVARESDAVSKERLARLDAELAELKAKSAALKKHWQAEKAAIMAIGKIKEEAEAARHAIEDAKRRGDLEKASKLQYGTLIELDRKLEAENARLAELQKSQRMLKEEVDEEDIAETVAKWTGIPVTRLLEAEVQKLVQMEERLSRRVVGQAEAITAVANAVRRARSGLSDPNRPIGSFLFLGPTGVGKTELARALAEFLFDDERAMIRIDMSEYMEKHTVSRLIGAPPGYVGYEEGGQLTESVRRRPYAVVLFDEIEKAHGDVFNVLLQLLDDGRLTDGHGRTVDFRNTVVIMTSNLGSHLFREEQDPKRLRTEVMEVLRQSLRPEFLNRIDEIVVFKALGREEIGRIVKIQAAYLTKRLADKRIALTLTPAAEELLAREGYDPVYGARPLKRTIQRLIQDPLALKLLEGEFKDGDAVVTDAKGGEIVFKKQRG, encoded by the coding sequence ATGAAGTTCGACAAGTTCACCGTGAAGGCGCAGGAGGCCGTCCAGGCGGCGCAGTCGCTGGCGGACCAGGGCAATCATCAGGCCCTCGAGCCCGAGCACCTGCTGCTGGCGCTGCTCCAGCAGCAGGAGGGGGTGGTCGGGCCGCTGCTGGCGAAGCTCGGAGCGCGGCCCGAGGCGATAGCCGGCGAGGTCCAGGCCGCGCTCGACAAGCTGCCGACGGTCAAGGGCGGTGGGCGTCAGTACGCCTCGGAGCGGCTCGAGGCCGCGCTCACCCGCGCGTGGGACGAGGCGCAGCGTCTCAAGGACGAGTACTGCTCGACCGAGCACCTGCTGATCGGCATCGCCCAGGACAAGTCGGGCGCGGCGGGGCGCATCCTCGCCAAGGCCGGCGTCACGCCGGAGGCGATCTACAAGGCGCTCGTGGACGTGCGGGGCTCCCAGCGCGTCACCGACGCCAACCCGGAGGAGAAGTACCAGGCCCTCCAGCGCTACGCCAAGGACCTGACGGAGCTGGCGCGGAAGGGCAAGCTCGATCCGGTCATCGGGCGCGACGAGGAGATCCGCCGCGTCATCCAGGTGCTCTCCCGGCGCACGAAGAACAACCCGGTGCTCATCGGCGAGCCCGGCGTCGGCAAGACCGCGATCGTCGAGGGCCTCGCCCAGCGCATCGTGGGCGGCGACGTGCCCGAGGGGCTCAAGGGCAAGCGCCTGCTGGCCATCGACATCGCCGCCATGGTTGCGGGCGCGAAGTACCGCGGCGAGTTCGAGGACCGCCTGAAGGCCGTCCTGCGCGAGATCACCGAGAGCGAAGGGGAGATCATCTGCTTCATCGACGAGCTCCACACGCTCGTCGGCGCCGGCGCGGCCGAGGGCGCCGTGGACGCGGCCAACATGCTCAAGCCGGCCCTGGCCCGCGGCGAGCTTCGCTGCGTGGGCGCGACCACGCTGGACGAGTACCGCAAGCACATCGAGAAGGACCCAGCGCTCGAGCGGCGCTTCCAGCCGGTGATGGTCAAGGAGCCGTCGGTCGAGGACACGATCGCCATCCTCCGCGGCCTCAAGGACAAGTACGAGGTCCACCACAAGGTCAAGATCAAGGACTCGGCGCTGGTCGCGGCGGCCGTGCTCTCGCACCGCTACATCGCCGACCGCTTCCTGCCCGACAAGGCGATCGACCTGATCGACGAGGCCTCCTCGCGCCTGCGCATCGAGATCGACTCGCTGCCGGCGGAGATCGACGAGATCGAGCGCCGCATCATGCAGCTCGGCATCGAGCGCGTCTCCGTGGCCCGCGAGTCGGACGCCGTCTCCAAGGAACGGCTGGCACGGCTCGATGCCGAGCTTGCCGAGTTGAAGGCCAAGTCCGCCGCGCTCAAGAAGCACTGGCAGGCGGAGAAGGCCGCGATCATGGCCATCGGCAAGATCAAGGAGGAGGCCGAGGCCGCGCGCCACGCCATCGAGGACGCGAAGCGCCGTGGCGACCTCGAGAAGGCCTCCAAGCTCCAGTACGGCACGCTCATCGAGCTGGACCGTAAACTCGAGGCCGAGAACGCGCGGCTCGCGGAGCTGCAGAAGAGCCAGCGCATGCTCAAGGAAGAGGTGGACGAAGAGGACATTGCCGAAACCGTCGCCAAGTGGACGGGCATCCCGGTGACGCGCCTCCTCGAGGCCGAGGTCCAGAAGCTCGTGCAGATGGAAGAGCGGCTGAGCCGCCGCGTCGTCGGCCAGGCCGAGGCCATCACGGCGGTCGCCAACGCCGTGCGCCGCGCGCGCTCGGGGCTGTCGGATCCCAACCGCCCCATCGGCTCCTTCCTCTTCCTCGGGCCCACGGGGGTGGGCAAGACGGAGCTGGCGCGGGCGCTCGCGGAATTTCTCTTCGACGACGAGCGCGCCATGATCCGCATCGACATGTCGGAGTACATGGAGAAACACACGGTCTCGCGGCTCATCGGCGCCCCGCCGGGCTATGTCGGCTACGAAGAGGGCGGCCAGCTGACCGAGTCGGTGCGGCGGCGCCCGTATGCCGTGGTCCTCTTCGACGAGATCGAGAAGGCGCACGGCGACGTCTTCAACGTGCTCCTGCAGCTGCTCGACGACGGTCGGCTGACCGACGGCCACGGCCGGACCGTGGACTTCCGGAACACGGTCGTCATCATGACGTCGAACCTCGGCAGCCACCTCTTCCGAGAGGAGCAGGATCCCAAGCGCCTGCGTACCGAGGTCATGGAAGTACTCAGGCAGTCGCTGCGCCCCGAGTTCCTGAACCGGATCGACGAGATCGTGGTCTTCAAGGCGCTCGGCCGCGAAGAGATCGGCCGGATCGTCAAGATCCAGGCCGCCTATCTCACGAAGCGGCTGGCCGACAAGCGGATCGCGCTCACGCTGACGCCCGCGGCCGAGGAGCTGCTCGCGCGAGAAGGCTACGACCCGGTCTACGGCGCCCGGCCGCTCAAGCGCACGATCCAGCGGCTGATCCAGGACCCGCTGGCGCTCAAGCTCCTGGAGGGCGAGTTCAAGGACGGCGACGCCGTCGTGACCGACGCCAAGGGAGGCGAGATCGTCTTCAAGAAGCAGAGGGGATGA
- a CDS encoding dienelactone hydrolase family protein, with translation MHDPSLHNPLSRREVLKFGAFATVGGVLTPGISMAQAVTADTKGIVAREIQLTVGGTAIPAYDARPERAGRYPIVVVICGFTGNNEYNKDVVRRFAQAGFYAIAPELYHREGGMQGKNFQEMGQISGKVTRAQYLGDIRAAADYAEQQTWARADRLGVTGFCGGGALTLHFAAEYPGVAAAVPWYGHLKRTFSDVPGVDAFSLADKIKAPVLGLYGEADPGIPADDVKRFETELKRRGVAAEFILYPGAPHAFFDKYLKA, from the coding sequence ATGCACGATCCGTCTCTGCACAACCCACTATCCCGCCGGGAAGTCTTGAAATTCGGCGCCTTCGCCACCGTGGGCGGGGTCCTCACGCCCGGGATCTCGATGGCCCAGGCGGTCACGGCGGACACCAAGGGCATCGTCGCCCGGGAGATCCAGCTGACCGTCGGCGGCACCGCCATCCCCGCCTACGACGCCCGCCCCGAGCGCGCCGGGCGGTACCCGATCGTGGTCGTGATCTGCGGCTTCACCGGCAACAACGAGTACAACAAGGACGTCGTGCGCCGCTTCGCCCAGGCCGGCTTCTACGCCATAGCCCCGGAGCTCTACCACCGGGAAGGCGGCATGCAGGGGAAGAACTTCCAGGAGATGGGGCAAATTTCGGGCAAGGTGACGCGCGCCCAGTATCTGGGCGACATCCGCGCCGCGGCCGACTACGCCGAGCAGCAGACCTGGGCGCGGGCGGACCGGCTCGGCGTGACCGGCTTTTGCGGCGGCGGCGCGCTGACGCTCCATTTCGCCGCCGAGTACCCCGGCGTCGCGGCGGCGGTGCCGTGGTACGGTCACCTCAAGCGCACCTTTTCCGACGTCCCCGGCGTGGATGCCTTCAGCCTCGCCGACAAGATCAAGGCGCCGGTGCTGGGGCTCTACGGCGAGGCGGACCCGGGCATCCCGGCGGACGACGTGAAGCGGTTCGAGACGGAGCTCAAGAGGCGGGGCGTCGCGGCGGAGTTCATCCTCTACCCGGGGGCGCCGCACGCGTTCTTCGACAAGTATCTCAAGGCGTAG